Proteins encoded together in one Oreochromis aureus strain Israel breed Guangdong linkage group 23, ZZ_aureus, whole genome shotgun sequence window:
- the LOC116328892 gene encoding peripheral plasma membrane protein CASK isoform X2 — translation MTMADDDVLFEDVYELCEVIGKGPFSVVRRCINRDTGQQFAVKIVDVASFTSSPGLSTEDLKREASICHMLKHPHIVELLETYSSDGMLYMVFEFMDGADLCFEIVKRADAGFVYSEAVASHYMRQILEALRYCHDNNVIHRDVKPHCVLLASKENSAPVKLGGFGVAIQLGESGLVAGGRVGTPHFMAPEVVKREPYGKPVDVWGCGVILFILLSGCLPFYGTKERLFEAIIKGKYKMNPRQWAHISESAKDLVRRMLMLDPAERITVYEALNHPWLKERDRYAYKIHLPETVEQLRKFNARRKLKGAVLAAVSSHKFNSYYGDPPEELHDFSDDPTSSGAVSQVLDSLEEIHALTDCSEKDMDFLHSVFQDQHLHTLLDLYDKINTRSSPQIRNPPSDGVQRAKEVLETISCYPENMEAKELRRILTQPHFMALLQTHDVVAHEVYSDEALRVTPPPTSPYLNGDSPDSTNGDMDLENVTRVRLVQFQKNTDEPMGITLKMNDLNHCIVARIMHGGMIHRQGTLHVGDEIREINGISVANQTVEQLQKMLREMRGSITFKIVPSYRSQSMSCEKESPDLSRQSPANGHASVTSSILDLPSTIQPKGRQIYVRAQFEYDPAKDDLIPCKEAGIRFRVGDIIQIISKDDHNWWQGKLENTKNGTAGLIPSPELQEWRVACIAMEKTKQEQQASCTWFGKKKKQYKDKYLAKHNAVFDQLDLVTYEEVVKLPSFKRKTLVLLGAHGVGRRHIKNTLITKHPDRFAYPIPHTTRPPKKDEENGKNYYFVSHEQMMQDISNNDYLEYGSHEDAMYGTRLETIRQIHAQGMISILDVEPQALKILRTAEFAPYVVFIAAPTITPGMTEDESLQRLQKESEMLQQTYAHYFDQTIINNEIDDTIRLLEEAVDLVSTTPQWVPVSWVY, via the exons GGGTCCCTTCAGTGTGGTGAGGCGCTGCATCAACAGGGACACCGGCCAGCAGTTTGCTGTAAAGATTGTTGATGTGGCCAGCTTTACCTCCAGCCCTGGCCTCAGCACAGAAG ATCTGAAGCGAGAGGCGAGCATCTGCCACATGCTGAAACACCCCCACATCGTGGAGCTGCTGGAGACTTACAGCTCCGATGGCATGCTCTACATGGTCTTTGAATT TATGGATGGTGCGGACCTGTGTTTTGAAATCGTGAAGCGAGCTGATGCTGGGTTTGTGTACAGCGAAGCAGTGGCCAG CCACTACATGAGGCAGATTCTGGAGGCACTTCGATACTGCCATGACAACAATGTGATTCACCGTGATGTAAAG CCTCACTGTGTGCTGCTGGCCTCAAAGGAGAACTCTGCTCCAGTGAAACTCGGAGGCTTCGGAGTGGCGATCCAGCTGGGAGAGTCTGGTTTAGTAGCCGGAG GTCGAGTGGGCACGCCCCACTTCATGGCCCCAGAGGTGGTGAAAAGGGAGCCTTATGGCAAACCGGTAGATGTGTGGGGATGTGGCGTGATCCTCTTCATTCTGCTGTCTGGCTGCCTGCCTTTCTACGGCACCAAGGAGCGATTGTTTGAGGCTATCATCAAAGGGAAATATAAG ATGAACCCGCGCCAGTGGGCTCACATCTCTGAAAGTGCCAAGGACCTGGTGAGGCGCATGCTGATGCTTGACCCTGCTGAGAGAATCACTGTCTATGAGGCTCTCAACCACCCCTGGCTGAAG GAGAGGGACAGGTATGCCTACAAGATCCACCTGCCCGAAACAGTTGAGCAGCTGAGAAAGTTCAACGCCAGGAGGAAGCTGAAG GGTGCAGTGCTGGCTGCTGTTTCCAGCCACAAGTTTAATTCCTACTATGGTGACCCCCCTGAGGAGCTCCATGACTTCTCAGATGATCCCACCTCCTCAG ggGCAGTATCACAGGTTTTGGACAGTCTAGAGGAGATCCATGCATTGACAGACTGCAGTGAGAAAGATATGGACTTCCTGCACAGCGTCTTCCAGGACCAGCACCTCCACACTCTATTAGAT CTTTATGACAAAATCAACACCAGGTCGTCCCCTCAGATCAGAAATCCTCCAAGTGACGGAGTGCAGAGAGCCAAAGAG gtactGGAAACCATCTCCTGTTACCCAGAGAATATGGAGGCCAAGGAGCTCAGGAGGATCCTCACACAGCCACACTTCATG GCTCTGCTGCAGACCCACGATGTGGTGGCACACGAGGTGTACAGCGACGAGGCGTTGAGGGTGACTCCCCCGCCTACTTCACCGTACCTGAACGGAGACTCCCCGGACAGCACCAACGGAGACATGGACTTGGAAAATGTCACCAGGGTTCGGCTGGTTCAGTTTCAGAAGAACACCGATGAGCCCATG GGCATTACTCTGAAAATGAACGACCTCAACCACTGCATTGTGGCCCGCATCATGCATGGTGGAATGATCCATCGACAAG GGACTCTGCATGTAGGAGATGAGATCCGGGAGATTAATGGCATCAGCGTTGCTAATCAGACGGTAGAACAGCTCCAGAAGATGCTG AGAGAGATGAGGGGAAGCATCACCTTCAAGATTGTGCCCAGTTACCGATCCCAGTCAATGTCTTGTGAG AAAGAGTCTCCGGATTTATCTCGACAGTCACCTGCAAACGGTCATGCTAGTGTGACCAGCTCCATCCTG GACCTGCCATCGACTATTCAGCCTAAAGGCCGTCAG ATTTATGTACGCGCTCAGTTTGAGTACGACCCGGCAAAAGACGACCTCATCCCGTGCAAAGAGGCCGGCATCCGCTTCCGGGTAGGTGACATCATTCAGATCATCTCCAAGGATGACCACAACTGGTGGCAAGGAAAGCTGGAGAACACCAAGAATGGCACAGCAGGACTCATCCCCTCACCTGAACTGCAGGAATG GCGTGTGGCATGTATAGCAATGGAGAAGACCAAACAGGAACAGCAGGCCAGTTGTACCTGGTttggcaagaagaagaaacagtacAAAGACAAATACCTGGCCAAGCACAACGCAG TGTTTGATCAACTAGATCTGGTGACATATGAGGAGGTGGTTAAACTGCCGTCATTTAAGAGAAAAACACTGGTTTTACTTG GTGCACACGGAGTTGGTCGGAGGCACATCAAGAACACGCTGATCACCAAACATCCCGACCGCTTTGCCTACCCTATTCCTC ACACAACTCGGCCTCCCAAGAAAGACGAGGAGAACGGAAAGAACTACTACTTTGTTTCTCACGAGCAGATGATGCAGGACATCAGCAACAACGACTACCTGGAGTATGGCAGCCATGAGGATGCCATGTATGGAACCAGGCTGGAGACTATCAGGCAGATCCATGCCCAGGGCATGATCTCCATCCTAGACGTCGAGCCACAG GCACTAAAGATCCTCAGGACAGCTGAGTTTGCTCCATACGTCGTCTTCATCGCGGCTCCCACCATCACCCCAGGCATGACTGAG GACGAATCTCTTCAGCGGCTACAGAAGGAGTCGGAGATGCTGCAGCAAACCTACGCTCACTACTTTGACCAGACCATCATCAACAACGAGATCGACGACACCATCCGCCTGCTGGAGGAGGCCGTGGACCTGGTGTCCACCACTCCTCAGTGGGTTCCCGTCTCCTGGGTCTACTGA
- the LOC116328892 gene encoding peripheral plasma membrane protein CASK isoform X1: protein MTMADDDVLFEDVYELCEVIGKGPFSVVRRCINRDTGQQFAVKIVDVASFTSSPGLSTEDLKREASICHMLKHPHIVELLETYSSDGMLYMVFEFMDGADLCFEIVKRADAGFVYSEAVASHYMRQILEALRYCHDNNVIHRDVKPHCVLLASKENSAPVKLGGFGVAIQLGESGLVAGGRVGTPHFMAPEVVKREPYGKPVDVWGCGVILFILLSGCLPFYGTKERLFEAIIKGKYKMNPRQWAHISESAKDLVRRMLMLDPAERITVYEALNHPWLKERDRYAYKIHLPETVEQLRKFNARRKLKGAVLAAVSSHKFNSYYGDPPEELHDFSDDPTSSGAVSQVLDSLEEIHALTDCSEKDMDFLHSVFQDQHLHTLLDLYDKINTRSSPQIRNPPSDGVQRAKEVLETISCYPENMEAKELRRILTQPHFMALLQTHDVVAHEVYSDEALRVTPPPTSPYLNGDSPDSTNGDMDLENVTRVRLVQFQKNTDEPMGITLKMNDLNHCIVARIMHGGMIHRQGTLHVGDEIREINGISVANQTVEQLQKMLREMRGSITFKIVPSYRSQSMSCEKESPDLSRQSPANGHASVTSSILDLPSTIQPKGRQICRPAIKDKLSIKIYVRAQFEYDPAKDDLIPCKEAGIRFRVGDIIQIISKDDHNWWQGKLENTKNGTAGLIPSPELQEWRVACIAMEKTKQEQQASCTWFGKKKKQYKDKYLAKHNAVFDQLDLVTYEEVVKLPSFKRKTLVLLGAHGVGRRHIKNTLITKHPDRFAYPIPHTTRPPKKDEENGKNYYFVSHEQMMQDISNNDYLEYGSHEDAMYGTRLETIRQIHAQGMISILDVEPQALKILRTAEFAPYVVFIAAPTITPGMTEDESLQRLQKESEMLQQTYAHYFDQTIINNEIDDTIRLLEEAVDLVSTTPQWVPVSWVY from the exons GGGTCCCTTCAGTGTGGTGAGGCGCTGCATCAACAGGGACACCGGCCAGCAGTTTGCTGTAAAGATTGTTGATGTGGCCAGCTTTACCTCCAGCCCTGGCCTCAGCACAGAAG ATCTGAAGCGAGAGGCGAGCATCTGCCACATGCTGAAACACCCCCACATCGTGGAGCTGCTGGAGACTTACAGCTCCGATGGCATGCTCTACATGGTCTTTGAATT TATGGATGGTGCGGACCTGTGTTTTGAAATCGTGAAGCGAGCTGATGCTGGGTTTGTGTACAGCGAAGCAGTGGCCAG CCACTACATGAGGCAGATTCTGGAGGCACTTCGATACTGCCATGACAACAATGTGATTCACCGTGATGTAAAG CCTCACTGTGTGCTGCTGGCCTCAAAGGAGAACTCTGCTCCAGTGAAACTCGGAGGCTTCGGAGTGGCGATCCAGCTGGGAGAGTCTGGTTTAGTAGCCGGAG GTCGAGTGGGCACGCCCCACTTCATGGCCCCAGAGGTGGTGAAAAGGGAGCCTTATGGCAAACCGGTAGATGTGTGGGGATGTGGCGTGATCCTCTTCATTCTGCTGTCTGGCTGCCTGCCTTTCTACGGCACCAAGGAGCGATTGTTTGAGGCTATCATCAAAGGGAAATATAAG ATGAACCCGCGCCAGTGGGCTCACATCTCTGAAAGTGCCAAGGACCTGGTGAGGCGCATGCTGATGCTTGACCCTGCTGAGAGAATCACTGTCTATGAGGCTCTCAACCACCCCTGGCTGAAG GAGAGGGACAGGTATGCCTACAAGATCCACCTGCCCGAAACAGTTGAGCAGCTGAGAAAGTTCAACGCCAGGAGGAAGCTGAAG GGTGCAGTGCTGGCTGCTGTTTCCAGCCACAAGTTTAATTCCTACTATGGTGACCCCCCTGAGGAGCTCCATGACTTCTCAGATGATCCCACCTCCTCAG ggGCAGTATCACAGGTTTTGGACAGTCTAGAGGAGATCCATGCATTGACAGACTGCAGTGAGAAAGATATGGACTTCCTGCACAGCGTCTTCCAGGACCAGCACCTCCACACTCTATTAGAT CTTTATGACAAAATCAACACCAGGTCGTCCCCTCAGATCAGAAATCCTCCAAGTGACGGAGTGCAGAGAGCCAAAGAG gtactGGAAACCATCTCCTGTTACCCAGAGAATATGGAGGCCAAGGAGCTCAGGAGGATCCTCACACAGCCACACTTCATG GCTCTGCTGCAGACCCACGATGTGGTGGCACACGAGGTGTACAGCGACGAGGCGTTGAGGGTGACTCCCCCGCCTACTTCACCGTACCTGAACGGAGACTCCCCGGACAGCACCAACGGAGACATGGACTTGGAAAATGTCACCAGGGTTCGGCTGGTTCAGTTTCAGAAGAACACCGATGAGCCCATG GGCATTACTCTGAAAATGAACGACCTCAACCACTGCATTGTGGCCCGCATCATGCATGGTGGAATGATCCATCGACAAG GGACTCTGCATGTAGGAGATGAGATCCGGGAGATTAATGGCATCAGCGTTGCTAATCAGACGGTAGAACAGCTCCAGAAGATGCTG AGAGAGATGAGGGGAAGCATCACCTTCAAGATTGTGCCCAGTTACCGATCCCAGTCAATGTCTTGTGAG AAAGAGTCTCCGGATTTATCTCGACAGTCACCTGCAAACGGTCATGCTAGTGTGACCAGCTCCATCCTG GACCTGCCATCGACTATTCAGCCTAAAGGCCGTCAG ATCTGCAGACCTGCTATCAAGGACAAATTGTCCATCAAG ATTTATGTACGCGCTCAGTTTGAGTACGACCCGGCAAAAGACGACCTCATCCCGTGCAAAGAGGCCGGCATCCGCTTCCGGGTAGGTGACATCATTCAGATCATCTCCAAGGATGACCACAACTGGTGGCAAGGAAAGCTGGAGAACACCAAGAATGGCACAGCAGGACTCATCCCCTCACCTGAACTGCAGGAATG GCGTGTGGCATGTATAGCAATGGAGAAGACCAAACAGGAACAGCAGGCCAGTTGTACCTGGTttggcaagaagaagaaacagtacAAAGACAAATACCTGGCCAAGCACAACGCAG TGTTTGATCAACTAGATCTGGTGACATATGAGGAGGTGGTTAAACTGCCGTCATTTAAGAGAAAAACACTGGTTTTACTTG GTGCACACGGAGTTGGTCGGAGGCACATCAAGAACACGCTGATCACCAAACATCCCGACCGCTTTGCCTACCCTATTCCTC ACACAACTCGGCCTCCCAAGAAAGACGAGGAGAACGGAAAGAACTACTACTTTGTTTCTCACGAGCAGATGATGCAGGACATCAGCAACAACGACTACCTGGAGTATGGCAGCCATGAGGATGCCATGTATGGAACCAGGCTGGAGACTATCAGGCAGATCCATGCCCAGGGCATGATCTCCATCCTAGACGTCGAGCCACAG GCACTAAAGATCCTCAGGACAGCTGAGTTTGCTCCATACGTCGTCTTCATCGCGGCTCCCACCATCACCCCAGGCATGACTGAG GACGAATCTCTTCAGCGGCTACAGAAGGAGTCGGAGATGCTGCAGCAAACCTACGCTCACTACTTTGACCAGACCATCATCAACAACGAGATCGACGACACCATCCGCCTGCTGGAGGAGGCCGTGGACCTGGTGTCCACCACTCCTCAGTGGGTTCCCGTCTCCTGGGTCTACTGA
- the LOC116328893 gene encoding probable G-protein coupled receptor 34: MNTTFRPVLQTSAVFDTSLPISTSSLPGSMSSASLSPFSTSNYSTVTSTPMPCSFNNESLRVLQAVLYSLFFIFGLVGNLFALWVFLFLHSGRNSVRVFLINCAVADLIFLVCLPFRVFFHINGNKWVLGPVACKMVGNLFYMNMYMSIFLLGFISLDRYLRLKGKGRAWRRLRLRLWGRSKPWSWVACGVLWIAFLVGVIPMIAGAEDKEHSDKCFQYKTRQKANWKAYINAGLVAMFWFIFIILVVSYAKIASRLQQVSRDKPDLPNAQRYRRTAQKSFFVLFLFTICFGPYHAFRPFYISSQLSSSLPCNYMQIMDWTNEVMLLFSAFNSCLDPVMYFLLSGSVRKAALQALGRRLGHRLLFLNDVTSNSSTMDFRRPSVPVVLPNLGLNTQSLTPRTSMCVINSNLRCTRVTTLPPTGQQ, translated from the coding sequence ATGAATACGACTTTCAGGCCGGTACTCCAAACCTCTGCAGTGTTCGACACCTCTCTCCCCATATCCACGTCATCCCTCCCAGGCTCCATGTCATCGGcttctctttctcctttctccACCTCAAACTACTCAACGGTCACTTCAACCCCGATGCCTTGCTCATTTAATAATGAAAGCCTCCGTGTTCTGCAGGCGGTGCTCTACtctcttttcttcatctttggACTTGTGGGTAACCTCTTTGCTCTGTGGGTCTTCCTGTTCCTACATTCGGGTCGAAACTCAGTGCGGGTGTTCCTCATCAACTGTGCAGTGGCTGATCTGATCTTCCTGGTATGCCTGCCCTTCAGGGTCTTCTTCCACATTAATGGAAACAAATGGGTACTGGGACCTGTGGCCTGCAAGATGGTGGGAAACTTATTTTACATGAACATGTACATGAGCATATTTCTACTCGGATTCATCAGCCTGGACAGGTACTTGAGGCTGAAGGGGAAGGGCAGAGCATGGAGACGCCTAAGGCTGAGGCTGTGGGGGCGAAGCAAGCCGTGGAGCTGGGTGGCATGTGGAGTTCTGTGGATTGCGTTCCTGGTGGGTGTGATTCCCATGATTGCTGGAGCAGAGGATAAGGAACACAGCGATAAGTGCTTCCAGTACAAAACGCGACAAAAAGCCAACTGGAAAGCCTACATCAACGCAGGGCTGGTGGCAATGTTCTggttcatcttcatcatcctcgtGGTTTCCTATGCCAAGATTGCCTCCCGGCTGCAGCAGGTGTCACGGGACAAGCCGGACCTACCTAACGCACAGAGATACAGGCGAACCGCACAGAAGTCCTTCTTTGTCCTCTTTCTCTTCACCATCTGCTTCGGGCCCTACCACGCCTTTCGCCCTTTCTACATCTCCTCCCAATTGAGCTCAAGCCTACCCTGTAACTATATGCAAATCATGGACTGGACCAATGAGGTGATGTTGTTATTCTCAGCCTTTAACAGTTGCTTGGATCCTGTCATGTACTTTCTGTTGTCGGGCTCGGTGCGCAAAGCTGCCCTCCAAGCACTTGGACGCAGACTTGGCCACCGGCTTCTCTTCCTGAATGACGTGACATCCAACAGCTCCACCATGGATTTCAGACGGCCGTCTGTCCCCGTGGTTCTACCTAACCTTGGTCTAAACACTCAGTCGCTCACCCCCAGAACCAGTATGTGTGTCATCAACTCTAACCTCCGCTGCACAAGAGTGACTACGCTTCCACCTACTGGCCAACAGTGA